TCGCCGTCGGCGTCGCCATCGTCCTGTTCTTCGCGCTGCTGCTGGCGGCCCGTGCCATGCGCCGCCGGAACCGGACGGGCGGCCATTGATGAGGATGAGCGCACAGCGGGCGGCGCGTGCGCCGCGTTCGACGGCAGCCCCCGGGCTGGCCGTCCTGCGGAGACGTGCGCCCGCCCGCGGCACCGGCGCAGGGGGGAGGGGCCCATGCTGAGCGCCGTGCTCATGTATCCCTTCGCCTTCTATTATGCGGCGGTGGAATGGATCGCGGCCGTGGTGGCCGTGCTCATCATGATCTCAAGCCTCGATGACCTGTTCATCGACGCCTATTACTGGGTGCGGGAGATCGTCCGCGCCCTCACCATCAAGCGCGCGCCCCATTACAAGCCGCTGACGGCGGAAGGGCTGCGGGAGGCGCCGGAAAAGCCCATCGCCATCATGGTGCCGGCCTGGATGGAGGCCAATGTCATCGCGGTGATGCTCGACACCATGGTGGGCACGCTGGAGTATCGCAACTACCAGATCTTCGTCGGCACCTATCCCAACGACGAGGCCACCATCACCGAGGTGGAGCGCATGAAGCGTCGCTTCAAGCAGCTTCAGCGGGTGGAGGTGCCCCATCCCGGCCCCACCTGCAAGGCGGACTGCCTGAACTGGGTGGTGCAGGCCATCTTCCTCTACGAGCAGCAGCACAACGTGGAGTTCGCTGGCGTGGTGCTGCACGACTGCGAGGACGTGATCCACCCGCTGGAATTACACCTCTTCAACTATCTGGTGCATCGCAAGGAGCTGGTGCAGATCCCGGTCATGTCGCTGGAGCGCGACTGGTACGAGCTGGTGGCCGGCACCTATATGGACGAGTTCGCCGAGTGGCACGCCAAGGACCTGCCGGTGCGCGAGAGCCTGTCGGGCATGGTGCCCTCGGCCGGGGTGGGCACCTGCTTCTCCCGCAAGGCGCTCCTTGCGCTGTGCGAGGAGACCAACAACCAGCCCTTCAACACCGACAGCCTGACCGAGGACTATGACATCGGCCTGCGCCTGACGCGCCGGAACATGAAGTCCATCTTCGTGCGCTTCCCCGTCCATTACCGGGTGGTGCGCAAGAGCTGGTTCGGCGCCGCCGACAAGCCCACGACCATCACCATGCCCTTGTGCGTGCGTGAGTTCTTTCCCGACACCTTCCGCGCCGCCTATCGCCAGAAGGCGCGCTGGACCTTGGGCATCGCCCTCCAGAGCTGGGTGCAACTGGGCTGGCCGGGCTCCTGGGCGACCAAATACCTCCTGTTCCGCGACCGCAAGTCCATCGTCACCTCGCTGGTCTCCATCCTCGCCTATTTCGTGCTGTTGAACTTCCTGGGCTTCTTCATTGCGGCCGAGCTGGGCTTTGGGCGCGAGCGCTTCCCGCCCATGTTCGTCAATAACGACTTCATGATCTTCGTCCTGTTCTTCAACTTCATCGCCTTCACGCTGCGGGTGGTGCAGCGCATGTATTTCGTCGGCATCCTCTATGGCTGGCAGCAGGGCCTGCTCTCTTTGCCGCGCATGGTGATTTCCAATGCCGTGAACTTCATGGCGGCGGCGCGCGCCTGGAAGCTGTTCATCGCCTCGCTCCTGTTCGGCACCCGCGTCACCTGGGACAAGACCACCCATGCCTTCCCGACCACGGCGCAGCTGGCCAAGCGCCGGGCCCGGCTCGGGGAATTGCTGCGCGCCTGGCAGGTGGTGGACGAGGCCAAGCTCGATGCGGCGCTGGAGCAGCAGGAACAGACCCAATTGCCGCTGGGGCGCCTGCTGGTGGCGCAAGGCTGGCTCGACGACGACACGCTGGCCGAGGCCATCGCCGCCCAGGAGGACCTGCCGCGCGTCTTCCTGACGGCGGACAAGATCCAGCGCCACGGGCGCGATGTGCCGCTTGAGTTGTGCGTGCGCTATCGCTGCGTGCCCATCGGACCGGATGCGGACGGGGCGCCGCGCGTCGCGGTGGGCGGTCCCCTTCGGGGCGAGGCTGTGACGGCGCTGGCGGCCGCCTTGGGCCAGCCGCCTATTCAGTGCGTGGCCCGGGAGAGCGAGATCGCCGCTGCCTTGCGCCTGCTGACCGGTGCGTCCGAGACCTTCGACGCGCAGACCACCCCGCCGCTGCTCGGCGACGTGCTGATCGCCCTCGGCCTCGTGCAGCGCGACGCCTTCGAGGCGGCCATGCTGGACTATCATCCCGAACGCGACGGGCGCATCGGCGAGCATCTGCTCCATCGGGGCGTCGTCACGCCCGATGCCCTGCGCCAGGGGCTGGAGGCCCAGAGGGCGCGGGCGGCGGCCTGACCGCCGGCGCCCCGGTTTTCCCTCAGCCCGCCTTGAAAGACTGGGCCAGTGCCTCGGAATGGCGCACCAGAAGGCCGCTGTCGGAGCCCACTGCCGTGAACACGCAGCCGGCCGCCATGTAGCGGCGGGCGAGCGTCGCGTCGGGGGTCAGGATGCCCGCCCGGTTGCCGGCCTTGGTGATGCGACCGATGGCGCCCTCGATGAGGGTCACCACCGCCTCTTCCCCCTGCCGGCCCAGATAGCCGATGGAGGCGGACAGGTCCCCGGGGCCGATGAAGACCCCGTCCACGCCTTCCACCGCGCAGATCTCTTCCAGATTATCGAGGGCGGTCTGGGTCTCCACCTGCACCAGCACGCACAATTCCTGCTCGCACTTGGAATAATAGTCCTTCACCCGGCCAAAGCGCGAGGAGCGCGCGGCCGAGGCAAAGCCCCGGATGCCCTTGGGCGGGTAGCGCGTGGCGGCCACCGCCGCGCGGGCCTCCTCCGCATTCTGCACCATGGGGATGAGGAAGGTCTGCACGCCCGCATCCAGATAGCGCTTGATCACCACCGCATCGTTCCAGGGAATGCGCACGATGGGATGGGCCGTGCCGCCATTCACCGCCTGGAGCTGGCTGTAGACATTGGCCAGCTCGTTGGGGGTGTGCTCGGTGTCGATGAGCAGCCAGTCGAAGCCGGAATTGGCGAGGATCTCGGCGGTGAAGTTGGACGGAATGGAGCACCACAGCCCGATCTGCTGGCGGCGGGCATGGATGGCGGCCTTGAAGGTATTGACGGGCAATTCCACGTTTCACTCCCGGTGAATGGTCGGTCAGAAGATGTCCGGTTCGCCCGCGGGGGCGCCGAAGCTGGTTTCCAGGAAGTCGAAGTCGCACCCTTCATGCGCCTGCTTGATGTGGCGGGAGAACATCCAGCCATAGCCGCGCTCATAGCGCGGCGGCGGCGGGGAGAGGGCGGCCCGGCGGCGCTCCAGCTCGGCCTCGTCCACCTGAAGGTGGATGCTGCGGGCCGCCACGTCCACCGCGATGATATCGCCCGTTTGGACCAAGGCCAGCGGCCCGCCCAGATAGGATTCGGGCGAGACATGGAGCACGCAGGCGCCATAGGAGGTGCCACTCATGCGGGCGTCCGAGATGCGCATCATGTCCCGCACGCCCTGCTTCACCAGCTTCTTCGGCAGCGGCAGCATGCCCCATTCCGGCATGCCCGGCCCGCCCAGCGGCCCCGCATTGCGCAACACCAGCACATGGTCGGGCGTGACGTCCAGGTTTTCGTCGTCGATGGCCGCCTTCATGGCGGGATAGTCGTCGAAGACCAAGGCGGGGCCGGCATGCTTCAGGAGGCGCGGCTCGCAGCAGCCCGGCTTGATGACGCAGCCCTCGGGCGCCAGATTCCCCTTCAGAACCGCAAGGGCGCTCTGGTCGGTGGCGGGGCGGTCGGGCGTGCGGATGACATCGTCATTATAGACCTCGGCCCCGGCAATATTCTCGCCCACGGTGCGGCCGGAGACGGTGAGGGCGTCAAGGTGCAGGTGGCCGCCGATGCGGTTCATCAGCGCCGTGAGGCCGCCCGCATAGAAGAAATCCTCCATGAGGTAGGTGTCGCCGGTGGGCCGCACATTGGCCAAGGTGGGGACCTTGCGGCTCGCCGCCTCGAAATCATCGAGGGTCACCGGGCAGCCGGCGCGGCGGGACATGGCCAGCACATGGATGATGGCATTGGTGGAGCAGCCCATGGCCATGGCCACCGCGATGGCATTCTCGAAGCTGTCGCGGGTGAGGATGTCGGCGGGTTTGAGATCCTCCCAGACCATGTCGATGATGCGCCGGCCCGCTTCCGCCGCCATGCGCATGTGCCCCGCATCCGCCGCCGGAATGGAGGAGGCGCCGGGCATGGTGAAGCCGATGGCCTCGGCAATGGCCGTCATGGTGGAGGCCGTGCCCATGGTCATGCAATGGCCGTAGGAGCGGGCGATGCCGCCCTCAATGTCTTTCCAGTCCTGGTCGGTGATGTTGCCGGCGCGGCGTTCGTCCCAGAACTTCCAGGCATCCGAGCCCGAGCCCAGCACCTTGCCCTTCCAATTGCCCCGCAGCATGGGCCCGGCGGGCACGAAAATGGCGGGCAGGCCGGCGCTGATGGCGCCCATGATGAGGGCGGGGGTGGTCTTGTCGCAGCCGCCCATGAGCACCACGCCATCCACCGGATGGGAGCGGATCAGCTCCTCCGTCTCCATGGCGAGGAAGTTGCGGTAGAGCATGGTGGTAGGCTTGACGAAATTCTCGGCCAGCGAGAGCGCCGGCAGCTCGATGGGAAAGCCGCCCGCCTGCAGCACCCCCTTCTTCACGTCCTCCACCCGCTCCTTGAAATGGGCGTGGCAGGGATTGATGCCCGACCAGGTGTTGACGATCGCAATGGCGGGCCGGCCGACGAAATCGGAATGGGCATAGCCCATCTGGAGAATGCGGGAACGGTGGCCGAAGCCGCGCAAATCGTCGGCGGAGAACCAGCGCGCGCTGCGCAGGGTCTGCGGTGTCTTCTTATGCTCTGGCATGACGGGACCTGAGGGAGGGGAGACGCCCCCGCCCGGGCCTTGGGGACCCGGGCGGGGAAAGAATGGCAGAGGCTGATTCCTGCGGGGGCCGGTTCACTGCGTGGGGCTGATCTTGCCCTCGTCGATCACGCCTTTCCACATGGCCTGCTCTTTGGCCTGAAAGGCCTCGAACTCGGCGGGCGTGCTGTTGACCACCTGGAAGCCGATATCGTTGAACTTACGGATCACGTCCGGGTCCGTGAGGGCGGCCTTGAACGCGGCGACGAGCTTGGCCTTCACATCCGCCGGCAGGCCCTTGGGGCCGGCGGCTGCCTGCCAGGAATAGACCTCGAGCCCGGGCACGCCGGCCTGCGCCATGGTGGGGGTGTCGGGGAAGAGCGAGGTGCGCTCTGCCGCGGTGACTGCGAGGATCTTCAGCTTGCCGCCCTTCACCTGGCTCGCCACGGAGCCCAGATTCTGGAACGAAACGTCCGCATGGCCGCCGATCAGGTCGGAAATGGCCGGGCCGCCGCCTTTGTAGGGCACGTGCAGGCCCTGCGTCTTGGTCTTCTGCCAGAACAGGGCGGCGGTGAGGTGGTCGGAGGAGCCGATGCCGGAGGAGGCGAACGTCACCTTGCCGGGATTGGCCTTCATGTAGGCGATCAGCTCGGCCACCGTATTGGCCGGGAAGTTGGGGTTCGCCACCAGCACGTTGGGGGTGCGCACAGCAACCGTCAGGAGGTCAAACTCCTTCTGCGGGCTGTAGGAAAGGTTGGGCATCAGCGCCGGATTGATGGCGAAGACGCCGATGGAGCCCACCAGCAGCGTGTAGCCGTCGGCCGGGGACTTGGCCACATGGCTCGCCCCATTGGCGCCGTTGGCCCCGGCCCGGTTGTCGATCACCACGGGCTGGCCGAGGGTCTCGCTCATCTTGGGCTGCATGAAGCGCGCCGTGCTGTCGGACGCGCCCCCAGCCGGAAAGGGCACGACCACGGTGACCGGCCGGTCTGGATAGCCGGCGGCCAGAGCGGGCGCGGTCAGGCACGGCGAAGCGAGCGCGGCGCCCACGAGGGCCGCGCATAAGAGCTTGAACGGTGGCATTGGGGGACTCCCCTGGCGTTTCCCTGGACGCCCTGTGTTCAGGGCGCTTTGCGGCCCGTCTGAGGCGGGTCTGGCACAATCAAAAACACTAATGCATTAGCGCGTCAAGCGTGCAATCGTGCTATCAAAATCCCCATGAACCGCATGCTGGATCTCCAGACCCTGCCCCCCAATCTGCCGCGCCCCGCCCGTGACCGCTCGCGGCAGGCGGCGCCGCAGGTGTTCGACTATCTGCGCGAGAAGATCGTCTCCCTGGTGCTGCCGCCCGGCACCGTCCTGCCCCGCGCCGCGCTCCAGGACCTGTTCGGCGTCTCCTCCACCCCCGTGCGCGACGCCCTCATGCGGCTGGAGGAAGAAGGACTGGTGGATGTCTTCCCCCAGCATGCCACGCGCGTGAGCCCCATCGACCTCTCCCAGGCCCGGCGCGCCCAATTCCTGCGCCGCTCCATTGAGCAGGAGGCGGTGCGCCTTCTGTGCGAACAGGAGAGGCGGGCCGAGGCCGTGGCCGCCCTGCGCGCCGTCCTCGCCCGCCAATCCGCCTTCTTGGAGGTGGGGGACCTGGAGGCGTTCGACGGCGAGGACCGGGCCTTCCATGCCACCTTGTGCGAGGCGGCCGGCGCGGCCGAGCTCTGGGCCCTGGTGCGTCGCTGGAGCGGGCATATCGACCGGCTGCGACGGCTCAACCTGCCCATTGCCGGCAAGGCGCCGCAGATCGTCCGCGACCACACCGCCATCGCCGACGCCGTCGCCCAGGGCGACGCCCCCGCCGCCCAGGCCGCCGTCCGCGACCACCTCTCCCGCTCGCTCGCCTCCGCCGAGGGCATGCGGCGGAGCCATCCGGATTATTTCAGGGATTGAGGGGGGAGGCCGAACTCACCCCCCTCTTGCCGGATGGCGCCTGCTCCTGCACCTTCCGGCCCACAGAACAAGCCGTCGAGGAACCGCCATGCTCACCACCGTCGCCGCCTTTGATCGCATCGGCGAGGAGAATGCCTTTGCCGTTCTTGCCCGCGCCACGGTGCTGGCGGGGCAGGGGAAGGACATCATCAATCTGGGCATCGGCCAGCCGGATTTCCGCACGCCCGAGCATATCGTCGAAGCGGCGGTCAAAGCGCTCCAGGACGGGCAGCACGGCTATACGCCCTCGGTGGGCATCCTGCCTCTGCGCGAGGCGGTGGCGCGTGATCTGAACCGCCGCTATGGCGTGGAGGTGGATCCGGGCCTCGTCATGATCGTGCCCGGCGGCAAGGTCACCATGTATGCGGCCATCCGCCTGTTCGGTGAGCCCGGCGCGGAGATCCTCTATCCCGATCCCGGCTTCCCCATCTACCGCTCCATGATCGAGCATACGGGCGCCACCCCGGTGGCGGTGCCGATCCGTGAGGAGAACGGCTTTGCCTTCTCGGCGGAGGAGACCTTGGCGCTCATTACCCCGGCGACGCGGCTCCTCATCATCAACTCGCCCGCCAACCCGACCGGCGGCGTTACCCCCAAGGCAGAGATCGACAAATTGGTGAAGGGGCTCGCCGCCCATCCACACGTCGCCATCATGTCGGACGAGATCTACGACCATTTCGTCTTCGACGGCGAGCAGCACCAGACGCTTCTGGCCTATCCCGAGATCCGCGACCGGCTGATCCTGCTGAACGGCTGGTCCAAGACCTATGCCATGACCGGCTGGCGCCTCGGCTATTCCATCTGGCCGCAGGCGCTCTATGACCAGGTGCGCAAGCTCTCGGTGAATGCCTGGTCATGCGTGAACGCGGCCACCCAATATGCCGGCATCGCGGCCCTTGAAGGCCCCCAGCAGCCGGTGGCGGACATGGTGTCTGAGTTCAATGCCCGCCGCCGCATCGTGGTGGATGGGCTGAATGCCTTGCCGGGCGTGTCCTGCGCTACGCCGAAGGGCGCCTTCTATGCCTTCCCCAACGTATCGGGCACCGGCTGGCGCTCGGCCAAGGCGCTGGCCTCCGCGCTTCTGGAGGAGGCGGGCGTCGCGGTGATCGGCGGGCCGGACTTCGGCATCCATGGCGAGGGCTATATCCGCCTGTCCTATGCCAATTCGGCGGACAATATCCGCATCGCCCTCGACCGCATGGGCGCCTTCCTCGCCCGCCGCGACGCGGCCTGACGGGCGGATGGCGGCGGCGCGCCGGGAACGGGGAGGGGGCTGGAGGCGCGCCGGGCTCGGGCTGGCGGTGGGTCTCGCTGTGGGCGCCGGCCTAGTCCTGTTCGCGCAGGCGCGGCTCGCCCCGCTTGTGGTGACCTGGGTGAATGAGGTCCTTGGGGATCAAGCTCCCGCCGGTGGTCCCTCGCATCCGACCGGGCCGACGCCGGCGCAGGTGCTGACCCATCACTTGACCCCCCTGCCGGCGCGGGATCGCGCCTCCGAGCGTCCGCAGGAGGCCTCCGGCCCTGCCGCCGCCTGGCCGCTGGGAGAGCGCTGCCCGCGCGACACGCTGTTCCCGCGCGAGTTCAACCGCTGCCTCTTCGATGCGGTGCGCCTCAGCGACACCGTGCTGAATGCCGCGCTCGACACGGCCATCGAGGTGATCGAGGCGCGCGTCGATCTCATGCCCACCCAGCGCGCCCGCTGGAAGGGGCAGTTGCAGGAGACCCATTCGCGCTTCCTCCTGTTCCGCAACATGGATTGTCAGTCGGTCGCCCCCTTTGAGGGTGGCCGGGCCATCGGCAATTTCGAGCAGCGTTCGCTGTGCCTCATCGTGACCAATGAGCGGCGGGCGCAGGATTTGCGGCTGCGCTATGGCGAGGTGCCGCCCATCCCGACGGCGCCGGTGGCGGTGGCGCCGGTGGTGAATGTGGGCCTGCGCCCTGCCACCTGGCTCCAAGGCACCGCACCTCCGGTGGATTGAGGCTATCCGCCATTTGAAACGGTTAAGTTTCGCCCCTTAAGGGCTTGCGCCATGCGCCCGCTTGGCCAAAGGTGCGCCTCCAGATGGGGCCGGCCACGCCGGCCGATGCACGAAAAGGGCGCCCTGTGGCGGCCCTGGGGAGAGAGAATGGTTCAGGTTGTCTCGGTGGGCGAAGTGATGGTGGAGCTGGCGCGCGGTTCCGACGGCCGCTTCGGCCTCGCCTTTGGCGGCGACACGTTCAACACCGCCGTCTATCTCTCCCGCGCCGGCATCGAGACCTCCTATGCCACCGCGCTGGGCGACGATGCCTTCTCCAG
This genomic interval from Aquabacter sp. L1I39 contains the following:
- a CDS encoding GntR family transcriptional regulator, with translation MLDLQTLPPNLPRPARDRSRQAAPQVFDYLREKIVSLVLPPGTVLPRAALQDLFGVSSTPVRDALMRLEEEGLVDVFPQHATRVSPIDLSQARRAQFLRRSIEQEAVRLLCEQERRAEAVAALRAVLARQSAFLEVGDLEAFDGEDRAFHATLCEAAGAAELWALVRRWSGHIDRLRRLNLPIAGKAPQIVRDHTAIADAVAQGDAPAAQAAVRDHLSRSLASAEGMRRSHPDYFRD
- the araD gene encoding L-arabinonate dehydratase, whose product is MPEHKKTPQTLRSARWFSADDLRGFGHRSRILQMGYAHSDFVGRPAIAIVNTWSGINPCHAHFKERVEDVKKGVLQAGGFPIELPALSLAENFVKPTTMLYRNFLAMETEELIRSHPVDGVVLMGGCDKTTPALIMGAISAGLPAIFVPAGPMLRGNWKGKVLGSGSDAWKFWDERRAGNITDQDWKDIEGGIARSYGHCMTMGTASTMTAIAEAIGFTMPGASSIPAADAGHMRMAAEAGRRIIDMVWEDLKPADILTRDSFENAIAVAMAMGCSTNAIIHVLAMSRRAGCPVTLDDFEAASRKVPTLANVRPTGDTYLMEDFFYAGGLTALMNRIGGHLHLDALTVSGRTVGENIAGAEVYNDDVIRTPDRPATDQSALAVLKGNLAPEGCVIKPGCCEPRLLKHAGPALVFDDYPAMKAAIDDENLDVTPDHVLVLRNAGPLGGPGMPEWGMLPLPKKLVKQGVRDMMRISDARMSGTSYGACVLHVSPESYLGGPLALVQTGDIIAVDVAARSIHLQVDEAELERRRAALSPPPPRYERGYGWMFSRHIKQAHEGCDFDFLETSFGAPAGEPDIF
- a CDS encoding lysozyme inhibitor LprI family protein, producing MAAARRERGGGWRRAGLGLAVGLAVGAGLVLFAQARLAPLVVTWVNEVLGDQAPAGGPSHPTGPTPAQVLTHHLTPLPARDRASERPQEASGPAAAWPLGERCPRDTLFPREFNRCLFDAVRLSDTVLNAALDTAIEVIEARVDLMPTQRARWKGQLQETHSRFLLFRNMDCQSVAPFEGGRAIGNFEQRSLCLIVTNERRAQDLRLRYGEVPPIPTAPVAVAPVVNVGLRPATWLQGTAPPVD
- a CDS encoding aldolase/citrate lyase family protein; its protein translation is MELPVNTFKAAIHARRQQIGLWCSIPSNFTAEILANSGFDWLLIDTEHTPNELANVYSQLQAVNGGTAHPIVRIPWNDAVVIKRYLDAGVQTFLIPMVQNAEEARAAVAATRYPPKGIRGFASAARSSRFGRVKDYYSKCEQELCVLVQVETQTALDNLEEICAVEGVDGVFIGPGDLSASIGYLGRQGEEAVVTLIEGAIGRITKAGNRAGILTPDATLARRYMAAGCVFTAVGSDSGLLVRHSEALAQSFKAG
- a CDS encoding Bug family tripartite tricarboxylate transporter substrate binding protein — protein: MPPFKLLCAALVGAALASPCLTAPALAAGYPDRPVTVVVPFPAGGASDSTARFMQPKMSETLGQPVVIDNRAGANGANGASHVAKSPADGYTLLVGSIGVFAINPALMPNLSYSPQKEFDLLTVAVRTPNVLVANPNFPANTVAELIAYMKANPGKVTFASSGIGSSDHLTAALFWQKTKTQGLHVPYKGGGPAISDLIGGHADVSFQNLGSVASQVKGGKLKILAVTAAERTSLFPDTPTMAQAGVPGLEVYSWQAAAGPKGLPADVKAKLVAAFKAALTDPDVIRKFNDIGFQVVNSTPAEFEAFQAKEQAMWKGVIDEGKISPTQ
- a CDS encoding pyridoxal phosphate-dependent aminotransferase; the protein is MLTTVAAFDRIGEENAFAVLARATVLAGQGKDIINLGIGQPDFRTPEHIVEAAVKALQDGQHGYTPSVGILPLREAVARDLNRRYGVEVDPGLVMIVPGGKVTMYAAIRLFGEPGAEILYPDPGFPIYRSMIEHTGATPVAVPIREENGFAFSAEETLALITPATRLLIINSPANPTGGVTPKAEIDKLVKGLAAHPHVAIMSDEIYDHFVFDGEQHQTLLAYPEIRDRLILLNGWSKTYAMTGWRLGYSIWPQALYDQVRKLSVNAWSCVNAATQYAGIAALEGPQQPVADMVSEFNARRRIVVDGLNALPGVSCATPKGAFYAFPNVSGTGWRSAKALASALLEEAGVAVIGGPDFGIHGEGYIRLSYANSADNIRIALDRMGAFLARRDAA
- a CDS encoding glycosyl transferase family protein, with translation MLSAVLMYPFAFYYAAVEWIAAVVAVLIMISSLDDLFIDAYYWVREIVRALTIKRAPHYKPLTAEGLREAPEKPIAIMVPAWMEANVIAVMLDTMVGTLEYRNYQIFVGTYPNDEATITEVERMKRRFKQLQRVEVPHPGPTCKADCLNWVVQAIFLYEQQHNVEFAGVVLHDCEDVIHPLELHLFNYLVHRKELVQIPVMSLERDWYELVAGTYMDEFAEWHAKDLPVRESLSGMVPSAGVGTCFSRKALLALCEETNNQPFNTDSLTEDYDIGLRLTRRNMKSIFVRFPVHYRVVRKSWFGAADKPTTITMPLCVREFFPDTFRAAYRQKARWTLGIALQSWVQLGWPGSWATKYLLFRDRKSIVTSLVSILAYFVLLNFLGFFIAAELGFGRERFPPMFVNNDFMIFVLFFNFIAFTLRVVQRMYFVGILYGWQQGLLSLPRMVISNAVNFMAAARAWKLFIASLLFGTRVTWDKTTHAFPTTAQLAKRRARLGELLRAWQVVDEAKLDAALEQQEQTQLPLGRLLVAQGWLDDDTLAEAIAAQEDLPRVFLTADKIQRHGRDVPLELCVRYRCVPIGPDADGAPRVAVGGPLRGEAVTALAAALGQPPIQCVARESEIAAALRLLTGASETFDAQTTPPLLGDVLIALGLVQRDAFEAAMLDYHPERDGRIGEHLLHRGVVTPDALRQGLEAQRARAAA